The proteins below are encoded in one region of Ricinus communis isolate WT05 ecotype wild-type chromosome 6, ASM1957865v1, whole genome shotgun sequence:
- the LOC8266888 gene encoding auxin-responsive protein SAUR68 yields MISTKKLLKLARKWQKMAAIRRKRIASPQIIKASTDITSTSSKAEKGQFVVYSADQRRFLLPLEYLNNDIVRELFDIAEEEFGLPSDGPLTLPFEAELLEYAIDLIKQQVTKDVERAFLTCIADRFCSLSFHLQHPLPSNHFPICSF; encoded by the coding sequence ATGATCAGCACCAAGAAGCTCCTCAAGTTGGCAAGAAAGTGGCAGAAGATGGCTGCAATCAGGCGAAAAAGAATCGCATCCCCACAAATCATAAAGGCAAGTACAGATATTACAAGTACATCATCAAAAGCAGAGAAAGGCCAGTTTGTTGTGTACTCTGCAGATCAAAGACGATTTCTGCTTCCATTAGAATATCTTAACAATGATATAGTCAGAGAGCTATTCGATATAGCAGAAGAAGAGTTCGGATTGCCCAGCGATGGACCTCTTACATTACCATTTGAGGCAGAGCTTTTGGAATATGCAATTGATTTGATAAAGCAGCAGGTCACTAAAGATGTAGAAAGAGCATTCTTGACTTGCATAGCTGATCGTTTCTGTTCATTGTCTTTCCATCTCCAACATCCACTACCAAGCAATCATTTTCCAATTTGTAGCTTCTAA